A window of the Emys orbicularis isolate rEmyOrb1 chromosome 1, rEmyOrb1.hap1, whole genome shotgun sequence genome harbors these coding sequences:
- the USP16 gene encoding ubiquitin carboxyl-terminal hydrolase 16, giving the protein MGKKRAKGKNIQADDEFQDILEPVCKHIRKGLEQGHVKKALLNVEWNICQDCKTDNQRPDKSEEEADESPSIWLCLKCGHRGCGRNSQEQHALKHYTTPRSEPHCLVLSLDNWSVWCYSCDNEVPYNSSNRLGQLVDCVRKQACVDTPSTVSKDQENKEFENKKVEKENQNEQEKEKKEGVIKEDNSSNTSEALTVKGLSNLGNTCFFNAVMQNLSQTPVLRELLKEVKMPGTTVNIEPPEFSTEPLVIKLEQPGPLTLAMCQFLSEMQETKKGTVTPKELFAQVCKKAIRFKGYQQQDSQELLRYLLDGMRAEEIQRVSVGIFKALNDSDQKNEELKKKIKEYEKKKAIPTFVDRIFGGELSSTIMCEECRTVSLVHESFLDLSLPVLDDQSVKKSSNEKNVKKMKEKEDEEDEDNDSYMKERGDNPGASKHLQKKAKKQAKKQAKNQRRQQKIQGKVLQITSSMEQSEENVKEDKETKGEINSEVTDLKKEEESSSQCEELCLNQKDLNDQENSTDVHSAQESIKNPEQEYEDNETNMDVAMKGLVSTTECISGLDNLSVKEDYHGEEEELATNLEKLHLDVVTDSDMDILDDLHMAELKTYEVVNEDPETAFRTLANREDLNIEEGSILHCLYQFTRNEKLSEINKLLCDVCTQRHYGPKTSGKSEKKHVYTNAKKQMLISLAPPILTLHLKRFQQAGFNLRKVNKHIKFPEVIDLAPFCAIKCKNVAEGNKRVLYSLYGVVEHSGTMRSGHYTAYAKMRTLRNHLSDLVLCGEIPQALETESAGQWFHISDTHVQPVAVSKVLNSQAYLLFYERLL; this is encoded by the exons AACCTGTGTGCAAGCACATTCGCAAGGGATTGGAACAAGGCCATGTGAAAAAGGCATTGCTGAATGTGGAGTGGAACATTTGTCAGGACTGCAAGACAGACAATCAGAGACCAGATAAATCTGAAGAGGAAGCAGATGAAAGCCCTTCAATATGGTTATGTCTAAAATGTGGCCATAGg GGCTGTGGCAGAAATTCTCAAGAGCAGCATGCTTTAAAGCATTATACAACACCAagatcagaaccccattgttTGGTTCTCAGTTTGGACAACTGGAGTGTGTG GTGCTACTCATGTGATAATGAAGTCCCATATAATAGTTCAAATCGATTGGGCCAACTCGTGGATTGTGTTAGAAAACAAGCTTGTGTCGACACACCAAGTACAG tgTCAAAAGATCAAGAAAACAaagaatttgaaaataaaaaagtagaaaaagaaaaccaaaatgagcaggagaaggaaaaaaaggagGGCGTGATCAAAGAAGACAATTCTTCAAATACCAGTGAAGCACTGACTGTGAAAGGACTTAGTAACTTGGGGAATACATGTTTCTTTAATGCTGTTATGCAG AATTTATCACAGACACCAGTTCTGAGAGAGCTGTTGAAGGAGGTTAAAATGCCTGGAACAACAGTTAACATTGAGCCACCAGAATTTTCAACA gaACCTCTGGTGATAAAACTtgagcagcctgggccccttaCATTAGCTATGTGCCAGTTCCTTTCAGAGATGCAAGAGACAAAAAAGGGAACGGTCACTCCTAAAGAACTCTTTGCTCAGGTTTGTAAAAA AGCAATACGGTTTAAAGGTTACCAGCAGCAAGACAGCCAGGAATTGCTTCGTTATTTACTGGATGGGATGAGGGCAGAAGAGATCCAA CGAGTAAGTGTTGGAATATTTAAAGCGTTGAATGACTCTGACCAAAAAAATGAAGagctaaaaaagaaaattaaag AGTATGAAAAGAAAAAGGCAATACCAACTTTTGTGGACAGAATCTTTGGTGGAGAATTATCTAGTACAATCATGTGTGAGGAGTGCAGAACG GTGTCCTTGGTCCATGAGTCTTTCCTTGATTTGTCACTGCCTGTGTTAGATGATCAG AGTGTTAAGAAAAGTTCAAATGAGAAAAACGTTAAAAAGATGAAGGAAAAGGAGGATGAAGAGGATGAAGACAATGACAGTTATATGAAGGAAAGGGGTGATAATCCTGGTGCAAGTAAGCACCTGCAgaagaaagcaaagaaacaggCCAAAAAGCAAGCCAAG aacCAGCGTCGGCAGCAAAAAATTCAAGGAAAGGTGCTTCAGATAACCAGTTCTATGGAACAATCTGAAGAAAATGTGAAGGAAGATaaagaaacaaagggagaaataaACTCTGAAGTCACTGACCTGAAAAAAGAGGAGGAATCTTCCAGTCAGTGTGAAGAACTTTGCTTAAATCAGAAAGATTTAAATGATCAAGAGAATAGTACAGATGTACATAGTGCCCAGGAAAGTATAAAAAATCCAGAACAAGAATATGAAGATAATGAAACCAATATGGATGTTGCTATGAAAGGTTTAGTTTCTACTACTGAGTGTATTAGTGGACTTGACAATCTATCTGTTAAAGAAGATTatcatggggaagaggaggaacttGCTACTAACTTAGAAAAATTACACTTAGATGTTGTTACTGACTCTGATATGGATATCTTGGATGACCTTCATATGGCTGAGTTAAAGACATATGAGGTGGTGAATGAGGACCCAGAAACAGCATTTCGTACTCTTGCAAACAGGGAAGACCTAAACATAGAAGAAGGTTCAATCCTTCATTGTTTATATCAGTTCACTCGTAATGAGAAACTCAGTGAGATTAATAAATTGCTCTGTGATGTGTGTACACAAAGACATTATGGACCAAAGACTAGTGGAAAAA GTGAGAAGAAGCATGTTTACACTAATGCCAAAAAGCAAATGTTAATTTCTCTTGCTCCTCCAATTTTAACACTTCACTTAAAGAGATTTCAACAG GCAGGATTTAATCTACGTAAAGTTAACAAACACATAAAGTTTCCAGAAGTGATAGACTTGGCTCCTTTCTGTGCAATTAAATGCAAG AATGTTGCTGAAGGGAATAAGAGAGTATTGTACTCTCTATATGGGGTGGTTGAACATAGTGGCACAATGAGGTCTGGACACTACACTGCCTATGCCAAGATGAGAACTCTGAGAAACCATCTTTCTGATCTTGTCCTCTGTGGAGAAATTCCCCAAG CTTTAGAAACTGAATCAGCGGGACAGTGGTTTCACATCAGTGATACCCATGTGCAACCTGTAGCTGTATCTAAAGTGCTGAACTCACAAGCTTATCTCCTGTTCTACGAACGACTGCTATAA